From the Gasterosteus aculeatus chromosome 13, fGasAcu3.hap1.1, whole genome shotgun sequence genome, one window contains:
- the lsm1 gene encoding U6 snRNA-associated Sm-like protein LSm1: MNYVPGTASLIDDIDKKHLVLLRDGRTLIGYLRSIDQFANLVFHQTVERIHVGKKFGDIPRGIFIVRGENVVLLGEIDMDKPCDTVLQQVSIEEILEEQRLQQQAKQETDKVKMQALKDRGLSIPKADNLDEY, encoded by the exons ATGAACTACGTACCGGGGACAGCCAGTCTCATTGACGACATCGACA AGAAGCACCTGGTGTTGCTCCGAGATGGCAGAACACTGATCGGTTACCTCAGAAGCATTGATCAGTTTG CCAATCTAGTCTTCCATCAAACAGTTGAGCGCATCCATGTGGGGAAGAAATTCGGTGACATCCCCAGAGGAATCTTCATTGTGAGAGGAGAGAACGTGGTGCTGCTTGGAGAGATA GATATGGATAAGCCCTGTGACACGGTCCTGCAGCAGGTTTCCATTGAAGAGATTCTGGAGGAGCAACGGTTGCAGCAACAAGCCAAACAGGAGACGGACAAAGTGAAAATGCAGGCCCTGAAGGACCGAGGCCTTTCCATCCCCAAAGCTGACAACTTGGATGAATACTAA
- the bag4 gene encoding BAG family molecular chaperone regulator 4: MQKSDWPSTGNSANTNGNWNNTMDAPQYPGYPSHYWYPQSHSTGHYANPYPSGSDGQPQYNQQVMPGGYPNGHGVYSPAQSQYSTSGFHPSNPFYCADAQRPAAGSYPNQGCPAEQSGGPSGQPHSQHQHHHYPGPHCQGGPGYPPGAYPHYSEGGHAMPSNPPYPAGQPLHPNPQADAWAHSGAYAPTQQQWQAGQQPPQNHYGNPVRPPHPPAWPGTGSGAPPPYQPKEQLHQRVPQVGPKPRPTPSLNPPNGKPAEISAPPQIYHKTGRGEPNPSQGEPPPSAPPRAPAPSHAGPHPLSDNRGLAKVQQVMARMLLLQEDVDEFVGKKSDKSYRCLEELLTKELLELDSVETKGQDNVRQARKEAVQRIQAILDQLEKKAF, encoded by the exons ATGCAAAAATCCGACTGGCCCTCGACTGGTAACTCCGCAAATACTAACGGAAACTGGAATAACACCATG GATGCTCCTCAGTATCCAGGCTACCCGTCGCACTACTGGTACCCCCAGTCTCATTCCACGGGACACTATGCGAATCCCTACCCCTCGGGATCAGACGGCCAGCCTCAGTACAATCAACAG GTAATGCCTGGAGGTTATCCAAACGGCCACGGTGTCTACAGCCCGGCACAGAGTCAGTATTCAACCAGTGGTTTCCACCCGTCCAACCCTTTCTACTGTGCTGACGCTCAAAGGCCGGCTGCGGGCTCTTATCCCAACCAGGGCTGTCCTGCGGAGCAGAGCGGCGGGCCGTCCGGGCAGCCACACTCTCAGCACCAACATCATCACTACCCTGGTCCACACTGTCAAGGG GGTCCTGGATATCCCCCTGGGGCGTACCCTCACTACAGTGAAGGCGGTCATGCCATGCCATCGAACCCCCCGTACCCCGCCGGCCAGCCTCTCCACCCGAACCCTCAGGCCGATGCGTGGGCGCACTCTGGTGCGTATGCCCCCACACAGCAGCAATGGCAGGCAGGTCAGCAGCCTCCACAAAACCACTACGGAAATCCCGTCCGTCCACCACATCCTCCGGCTTGGCCGGGGACTGGAAGCGGAGCTCCTCCACCGTACCAGCCCAAG GAGCAACTGCACCAACGTGTTCCTCAAGTGGGACCTAAACCCAGGCCGACCCCATCCCTGAATCCCCCCAATGGAAAGCCCGCTGAAATAAGTGCACCTCCCCAAATATACCACAAAACCGGGAGAGGGGAACCTAATCCTTCGCAAGGTGAGCCCCCTCCCTCGGCCCCACCCCGAGCACCAGCTCCCTCCCATGCTGGACCTCATCCCCTCAGCGACAACCGCGGCCTAGCTAAGGTCCAGCAGGTCATGGCCAGAATGCTACTGCTCCAGGAGGATGTTGACGAGTTTGTTGGTAAAAAGTCTGACAAGAGTTACCGGTGTCTGGAGGAACTGCTGACCaaagagctgctggagctggactCCGTGGAGACTAAGGGACAGGATAATGTCCGGCAAGCCCGAAAGGAGGCTGTACAGAGGATCCAGGCCATTCTGGACCAGCTGGAGAAGAAGGCCTTCTGA
- the LOC120830746 gene encoding dual specificity protein phosphatase 26, producing the protein MSYTSKLPASWNDKPPSRKVEIDLSSPGLAVFELERLLFTGKAIISHADEVWPRLYIGDQHSAENRADLSKHRVTHILNAAHCKRGVQPDIYEGMEITYMGIGAHDSCSFDMSVNFQAAADFIHMALSRGGKVLVHCRVGVSRSATLVLAYLMLKQDLTLVEAICAVKDNRGVIPNRGFLRQLIKLDGRLFRAR; encoded by the exons ATGTCTTATACATCCAAGCTTCCTGCGTCTTGGAATGATAAACCTCCTTCTCGCAAAGTGGAAATTGACCTGAGTTCCCCTGGATTGGCAGTGTTTGAGTTGGAAAGACTGTTGTTTACTGGTAAAGCCATCATCAGCCATGCAGATGAAGTCTGGCCGAGGCTTTACATTGGTGACCA ACACAGTGCAGAGAACCGGGCAGATCTATCCAAGCATCGAGTCACTCATATCCTCAATGCAGCTCACTGCAAACGCGGCGTACAGCCAGACATCTACGAGGGCATGGAGATCACCTACATGGGAATAGGGGCTCACGATTCCTGCAGCTTTGACATGAGTGTCAACTTCCAGGCAGCTGCAGACTTTATCCACATGGCTCTCAGCaggggag GCAAAGTGTTGGTGCACTGTCGGGTAGGAGTGAGCCGCTCGGCCACCCTGGTCCTGGCTTACCTGATGCTGAAGCAGGACCTAACCCTGGTGGAGGCTATTTGTGCTGTGAAAGATAACCGGGGTGTCATCCCCAATCGAGGTTTCCTGCGACAGCTGATCAAACTGGATGGCCGACTCTTTCGCGCACGCTGA